The following proteins come from a genomic window of Plectropomus leopardus isolate mb chromosome 11, YSFRI_Pleo_2.0, whole genome shotgun sequence:
- the hprt1l gene encoding hypoxanthine phosphoribosyltransferase 1, like: MASYLEIADDEKGHELDLFCVPRHYENDLDKVIIPHGLIMDRTERLARDIIRDMGGHHIVALCVLKGGYKFFADLLDYIKALNQNSDKSVPLTVDFIRVKSYCNDKSTNNVKVIGGDELSNLSGKNVLIVEDIVETGRTMQTLLSLLSECNPKMVKVVSLLVKRTPRSSGYRPDYIGFEVPDAFLVGYALDYNEYFRDLSHICILNDQAKEKYKV, translated from the exons ATGGCTTCTTATCTGGAG ATCGCTGATGATGAGAAAGGCCACGAGTTGGATCTTTTCTGTGTCCCCAGACATTATGAGAATGATTTGGACAAGGTGATCATCCCTCATGGACTCATCATGGACAG GACAGAGCGTCTAGCCCGGGACATAATCCGGGACATGGGGGGACACCACATTGTGGCTTTGTGTGTGCTAAAAGGTGGCTACAAATTCTTCGCAGACCTCCTGGACTACATTAAAGCACTGAACCAGAACAGCGATAAATCAGTCCCCCTGACAGTGGATTTCATTAGGGTGAAGAGCTACTGT AATGACAAGTCCACAAACAACGTCAAAGTCATAGGAGGGGATGAGCTGTCCAATCTCTCAGGCAAG AATGTTTTGATTGTCGAG GATATCGTAGAGACTGGAAGGACGATGCAGACGCTACTTTCCCTGCTGAGTGAATGCAATCCCAAAATGGTTAAAGTTGTAAG CCTCCTGGTGAAGAGGACACCAAGGAGTTCAGGATACAGACCAGACT ACATTGGTTTTGAGGTGCCTGATGCCTTTCTCGTGGGCTACGCTTTGGACTACAATGAGTACTTCAGAGATCTCAGT CACATCTGTATACTGAATGATCAAGCCAAGGAGAAGTACAAAGTGTGA
- the nudt7 gene encoding peroxisomal coenzyme A diphosphatase NUDT7 has product MNIKEETIATLKQFDAGDKSSSLSVLPKASVLIPLFVRRGQLCTLMTLRAKQLRTSGGEVCFPGGKRDLSDRDDVDTALREAEEEIGLPPNDVQVVCRLVPIIAKNNLLVTPVVGFIDESFRPSPNPSEVSAVFTVPLDFFTCDKDHYATHDAAWRKGTEHSFYFVDPDSGNQYHIWGLTAVIAILVAALALRKKPEFDVVFDPEDPLSVFQKILHRRISKL; this is encoded by the exons ATGAATATTAAAGAGGAGACGATAGCCACTTTAAAGCAGTTTGACGCTGGGGACAAGTCCTCCTCTCTGTCGGTGCTTCCCAAAGCGTCGGTGCTGATCCCGCTGTTTGTGAGGAGAGGACAGCTGTGCACCCTGATGACCCTGCGCGCAAAACAG ctgaGGACCAGTGGCGGTGAGGTGTGTTTCCCGGGTGGGAAGAGAGACCTCAGTGACAGAGATGATGTGGACACAGCtctgagagaggcagaggaggagataGGTCTACCTCCTAATGATGTCCAGGTGGTCTGCAGACTGGTCCCTATCATCGCTAAG AATAACCTGTTGGTGACCCCGGTGGTCGGCTTCATCGATGAATCATTTCGTCCCTCTCCGAACCCATCTGAGGTTAGTGCCGTGTTCACAGTCCCTCTGGACTTCTTCACCTGTGACAAAGACCACTACGCTACCCATGATGCTGCTTGGAGGAAGGGGACAGAacactctttttattttgtggacCCTGATTCAGGAAACCAGTATCACATATGGGGCCTGACTGCCGTAATTGCCATACTAGTCGCTGCCCTCGCTCTGAGGAAAAAACCTgaatttgatgttgtttttgacccCGAGGATCCATTATCTGTCTTCCAAAAGATTCTACATAGAAGAATTAGTAAACTATGA